From a single Luteolibacter arcticus genomic region:
- a CDS encoding 4-alpha-glucanotransferase, with protein MNTTVLDKPRAGLLVPVYALRRSHDLGIGDTAAVVEAIDFAAAHGFSVLQLLPVHETFGDHSPYNPISSRALSPALLTLAPNEVPGLTHAMLEQAAPESWLLQLRSGNVRQQAVHALKTHILLDAYFQFRELESPESQAEFAEFRQRQASWLDGYTLFRLLVREYEGNTEWADWRPEHRSYESAAAWLLQHPARESLESLRAGFAFIQWIAWRQWKAVRAHAEIKGVRIMAEMSFGVGLNSADVWANPSLFDTDWSLGTRPLAHFDTTQDARQWGQNWGLPAYRWENHRSSGFAWLRGRIAWQREFFHACRLDHLRGYFRAYMFPWPGGARHVEFSALTEQQAAERTGGLLPRFVPGPDDEPAAAGMNELQGREIIGHLIEAAGEMDLVAEIMGEMPDYMHRTLEDLQLANLSFPQLLRNPDGAIIPPSQFRELSLVTYANHDNAPLASLYVQAQAEPDSRTAEDVGALLEFAGWNGPWPAALDDELLGKLQKGLLETRGRLAVLMASDLLGVPLRFNLPGSYGRGTWSDRLEQPLAELVRHPVYGPRIARVAAWIDESGRNGATEGSP; from the coding sequence ATGAATACCACGGTATTGGATAAACCAAGAGCCGGGCTGCTGGTTCCGGTTTACGCACTGCGGCGCAGCCACGACCTCGGCATCGGCGACACCGCGGCGGTGGTGGAAGCGATCGACTTTGCCGCCGCGCACGGCTTCTCCGTGCTGCAGTTGCTGCCGGTTCACGAAACCTTCGGCGACCATAGTCCTTACAATCCGATCAGCTCACGGGCACTCTCGCCGGCGCTGCTCACGCTCGCGCCCAATGAGGTGCCGGGCTTGACGCACGCGATGCTGGAGCAGGCCGCGCCGGAGTCCTGGCTGCTGCAGCTCCGCAGCGGGAATGTCCGCCAGCAGGCGGTGCACGCGCTCAAAACCCACATCCTGCTGGATGCGTACTTTCAATTCCGGGAGCTGGAATCACCGGAGTCTCAGGCGGAGTTCGCGGAGTTTCGCCAGAGGCAGGCAAGCTGGCTCGATGGCTACACGCTGTTCCGCCTGCTGGTCCGCGAGTATGAAGGAAACACGGAGTGGGCGGATTGGCGGCCGGAGCACCGCAGCTACGAAAGTGCGGCAGCGTGGTTGCTCCAGCACCCTGCGCGGGAAAGCTTGGAGTCCCTGCGCGCGGGCTTCGCCTTCATCCAATGGATCGCATGGCGGCAATGGAAGGCGGTGCGCGCTCACGCAGAAATCAAAGGCGTGAGGATTATGGCCGAGATGTCCTTCGGCGTGGGCCTCAACAGCGCCGACGTCTGGGCAAACCCGTCGCTCTTCGACACCGACTGGAGCCTCGGCACCCGCCCGCTTGCTCACTTCGACACCACGCAGGATGCCCGCCAGTGGGGCCAGAACTGGGGACTTCCCGCCTACCGATGGGAGAACCATCGCTCAAGCGGCTTCGCGTGGCTGCGCGGTCGTATTGCATGGCAAAGGGAGTTCTTCCACGCCTGCCGGCTCGATCACCTGCGTGGCTACTTCCGCGCCTACATGTTCCCTTGGCCTGGCGGCGCACGTCATGTCGAATTCTCCGCGCTCACCGAGCAACAGGCCGCGGAACGCACCGGGGGCTTGCTGCCACGCTTCGTGCCGGGACCGGACGACGAGCCTGCTGCCGCCGGCATGAACGAACTCCAGGGACGGGAAATCATCGGTCACTTGATCGAGGCTGCCGGCGAGATGGACTTGGTCGCCGAGATCATGGGGGAAATGCCGGACTACATGCACCGCACGCTCGAGGATCTCCAGCTCGCCAATCTCTCGTTTCCCCAACTGCTGAGGAATCCCGATGGTGCGATCATCCCGCCATCGCAATTCCGCGAGCTGAGCCTGGTGACTTACGCCAATCACGACAACGCGCCGCTGGCATCCCTCTATGTGCAGGCCCAGGCAGAGCCGGACAGCCGCACGGCGGAGGATGTCGGGGCATTGCTTGAATTCGCGGGATGGAACGGCCCGTGGCCCGCGGCGTTGGATGACGAGTTGCTCGGGAAACTGCAGAAGGGCCTGTTAGAGACGCGGGGGCGTCTGGCGGTCTTGATGGCGAGCGATCTCCTCGGCGTGCCACTGCGATTCAATCTGCCGGGCAGCTACGGTCGTGGAACGTGGAGCGATCGCCTGGAGCAGCCGCTCGCGGAACTCGTCCGCCATCCGGTCTATGGTCCTCGGATCGCGCGGGTCGCCGCCTGGATCGATGAAAGCGGGAGGAATGGCGCGACCGAAGGCTCTCCGTGA
- a CDS encoding alpha/beta hydrolase, whose protein sequence is MKSHYRLLPPSVRLLTTAMMVGASIAQTEELVPDSESAARKLERETEIIEPSPGAAAARPVGKPDAQMQAVLDELAALGGKPLVSLKPEDAREQPTPANAVRKVMGKQDKKGPEEVAKVDDIDLELTGHDVKGRIYKPEGDGPHPVILYIHGGGWVIADLDTYDATPRALCNATNALVISTHYRQAPEHKFPAAHEDVFGAYQWAMKNAGRWGGDASRIAVVGESAGGNMAVALSMMAQDKGMQMPVHQVLVYPVADTSMSSESYRQHADAKPLNAALMKWFFDHTLSKQEDWKNHQINLLAAESLKGLPSTTVITADIDPLRSEGEALANKLEKDGVPVERRNFEGVTHEFFGMGAVVDKAGEAMGFAAENLKEAFAGKQPGVAAPKPAAEAPPVD, encoded by the coding sequence ATGAAGTCACATTACCGCTTATTGCCACCGTCCGTCCGCCTGCTGACCACCGCCATGATGGTGGGAGCGTCGATCGCTCAGACCGAGGAACTCGTGCCCGATTCCGAGAGCGCCGCGCGAAAGCTCGAACGCGAAACCGAAATCATCGAACCATCTCCCGGCGCGGCAGCAGCCCGCCCCGTGGGCAAACCCGATGCCCAGATGCAGGCCGTGCTCGATGAGCTCGCCGCGCTGGGAGGGAAGCCCCTTGTTTCCCTGAAACCCGAAGACGCCCGCGAACAACCGACGCCGGCCAACGCAGTCAGGAAAGTGATGGGAAAGCAGGACAAGAAGGGGCCGGAAGAGGTCGCCAAGGTCGACGACATCGACCTCGAACTCACCGGCCACGATGTGAAAGGACGCATCTACAAGCCGGAAGGCGACGGCCCGCATCCCGTCATCCTCTACATCCACGGCGGCGGTTGGGTGATCGCCGATCTGGACACCTACGACGCCACTCCTCGCGCCCTATGCAATGCCACCAACGCGCTGGTGATTTCCACCCACTATCGCCAAGCACCCGAGCACAAGTTCCCGGCGGCGCATGAGGACGTCTTCGGCGCCTACCAGTGGGCGATGAAGAACGCTGGGCGCTGGGGCGGCGACGCCTCACGCATTGCCGTCGTTGGAGAAAGCGCGGGTGGCAACATGGCCGTCGCGCTTTCCATGATGGCTCAGGACAAGGGCATGCAGATGCCGGTGCACCAAGTCCTCGTCTATCCGGTGGCGGACACCTCGATGTCCTCCGAATCCTACCGGCAGCATGCCGACGCCAAGCCGCTGAATGCCGCGCTGATGAAGTGGTTCTTCGACCACACCCTATCGAAGCAGGAAGATTGGAAGAACCACCAGATCAACCTGCTGGCCGCGGAGAGTCTGAAAGGTCTGCCATCCACCACGGTGATCACTGCAGACATCGACCCGCTGCGATCAGAAGGAGAAGCCTTGGCCAACAAGCTTGAAAAGGACGGCGTCCCGGTGGAGCGCCGTAACTTCGAAGGCGTCACCCATGAATTCTTCGGCATGGGCGCGGTCGTGGACAAGGCAGGCGAAGCCATGGGATTCGCTGCGGAGAATTTGAAGGAAGCGTTTGCCGGCAAGCAACCCGGCGTCGCCGCTCCCAAGCCCGCTGCCGAGGCACCCCCGGTGGATTAA
- a CDS encoding host attachment protein, translating to MKPLPSLLVVTDRGRLLAYLTDEAGRPRLLSTTEFKEGNKKISELVTDQAGAFPNTGSVGTSSAERMPLVAEMEVRCFRKIAEEVDKLLKREGVTTWGLCAPSEIHGALLDFVSRDALERLGSQVRRDLVNSSPQDVKEAFENATG from the coding sequence ATGAAACCATTGCCATCCTTGCTCGTCGTGACCGATCGCGGTCGATTGCTCGCCTATCTCACCGACGAAGCCGGCCGGCCTCGCCTGCTCTCCACCACCGAGTTCAAGGAGGGCAACAAGAAGATCTCCGAACTGGTGACCGACCAAGCGGGTGCCTTTCCGAACACGGGCAGCGTCGGCACAAGCTCAGCCGAGCGCATGCCGCTGGTGGCGGAAATGGAAGTCCGCTGCTTCCGCAAGATCGCCGAGGAAGTCGACAAACTGCTGAAGAGGGAGGGCGTCACGACTTGGGGCCTCTGTGCTCCGTCGGAGATCCACGGTGCGCTCCTCGACTTCGTCTCCCGTGACGCGCTGGAACGGCTGGGCTCTCAGGTGCGGCGCGATCTGGTGAACTCCTCGCCGCAAGACGTGAAGGAAGCGTTTGAGAACGCGACAGGCTGA
- the paoA gene encoding aldehyde dehydrogenase iron-sulfur subunit PaoA, whose translation MNESEEAGASRGDFTRRKFMIAGTAGVAAGGLSWQVAAQTPTKSPHEPRPQPVMAKVSLTVNGKAVELEVDTRTTLLDALREHLHLTGTKKGCDQGQCGACTVLVGGRRINSCLTLAVMHQGDEVTTIEGLGTPEKLHPLQRAFVKCDGFQCGYCTPGQICSAVAMLDEIKDGIPSHVTADLTAAPEFNIAELKERMSGNLCRCGAYSNIAEAITEVANARS comes from the coding sequence ATGAATGAATCCGAAGAGGCCGGAGCTTCGCGCGGTGACTTCACCCGGCGGAAGTTCATGATCGCCGGCACTGCCGGAGTGGCTGCGGGCGGCTTGTCCTGGCAGGTCGCCGCGCAAACGCCGACGAAAAGTCCGCATGAGCCGCGACCACAGCCGGTGATGGCGAAGGTTTCCCTGACCGTGAACGGAAAGGCCGTGGAACTAGAGGTGGACACCCGCACTACCTTGCTGGATGCCTTGCGCGAGCACCTGCACCTGACCGGCACCAAAAAAGGCTGCGACCAGGGACAGTGCGGCGCATGCACCGTGCTGGTGGGCGGACGGCGGATCAATTCCTGCCTGACCCTGGCGGTGATGCATCAGGGCGATGAAGTCACGACGATCGAGGGCTTGGGCACGCCGGAGAAACTGCACCCGCTGCAGCGTGCCTTCGTAAAATGCGACGGCTTTCAATGCGGCTACTGCACGCCAGGCCAGATTTGTTCCGCCGTGGCGATGCTGGATGAGATCAAGGACGGCATTCCCAGCCACGTGACCGCCGACCTGACGGCGGCACCAGAGTTCAATATCGCCGAATTAAAAGAGCGCATGAGCGGCAATCTCTGCCGTTGTGGAGCTTATTCGAACATCGCCGAAGCGATCACCGAGGTTGCGAACGCCCGATCATGA
- a CDS encoding FAD binding domain-containing protein, which yields MKPFTFERASTPAEAAAAAAKHPGARFVAGGTNLLDLMKLEIETPPHLIDVNGLKLDTIETTDDGGLRIGALVRNTDLAADPRVRRDYGVLSRALLAGASGQLRNMATTAGNLLQRTRCPYFYDTNQACNKRQPGSGCAAIGGVSRQLAILGVSDACIATHPSDMAVALRVLDATVETIRADGKTRAIPIAEFHRLPGDEPQIETVLAPGELITAVTLPKSLGGIHLYRKVRDRASYAFALISVAAVIQRDGSGRVALGGVAAKPWRVEAAEALLPEGAKAVAARLLEGAKPTAENKFKLKLIERTLAAVLAEAKGA from the coding sequence ATGAAACCTTTCACTTTCGAACGCGCCAGCACGCCGGCGGAGGCAGCGGCCGCAGCAGCCAAGCATCCCGGTGCCCGCTTCGTGGCGGGGGGGACCAACCTGCTCGACCTGATGAAGCTTGAGATCGAAACGCCGCCCCATCTGATCGATGTGAACGGCCTGAAGCTCGACACCATCGAGACCACCGACGACGGCGGGCTGCGCATCGGCGCGCTGGTGCGCAATACCGACCTCGCCGCGGACCCACGGGTGCGCCGTGACTACGGCGTGCTGTCGCGGGCGTTGTTAGCAGGGGCCTCCGGGCAGCTCCGCAACATGGCGACCACCGCGGGCAATCTCCTGCAGCGGACGCGCTGTCCCTATTTCTACGACACGAACCAGGCCTGCAACAAACGCCAGCCGGGTAGCGGATGCGCGGCGATCGGCGGGGTCAGCCGGCAACTCGCGATCCTCGGCGTGAGCGACGCCTGCATCGCGACCCATCCCAGCGACATGGCGGTGGCGTTGAGGGTGCTCGACGCCACGGTCGAAACGATTCGAGCCGATGGCAAGACGCGCGCCATCCCGATCGCGGAGTTTCACCGACTGCCAGGTGATGAGCCGCAGATCGAGACGGTGCTGGCACCGGGCGAACTGATCACGGCGGTGACCTTGCCGAAGTCGCTGGGTGGCATCCACCTTTACCGGAAGGTGCGCGACCGCGCCTCGTATGCCTTCGCTCTGATTTCGGTGGCGGCGGTGATCCAGCGTGATGGCAGCGGCCGCGTGGCCCTGGGCGGTGTGGCAGCCAAGCCGTGGCGTGTGGAGGCAGCCGAGGCGCTCTTGCCGGAGGGTGCGAAGGCGGTTGCGGCGCGCTTGCTGGAAGGCGCGAAGCCCACTGCCGAAAACAAATTCAAACTGAAACTCATCGAGCGCACGCTGGCGGCGGTGCTGGCAGAAGCGAAAGGAGCCTGA
- the paoC gene encoding aldehyde oxidoreductase molybdenum-binding subunit PaoC produces MKFDTPAKENPIDQGKIVGKPVDRIDGPLKVSGTAPYAYERHDVVANQAYGWVVGSAIAKGSIVSIDLAAAKAAPGVIAVVTAETAGKLKKAKRNTAPLLGGPEIRHYHQAIALVVAESFEQARAAANLVRVDYAKEKGSFDLAAVKDGAPMASEVNGEAAASKVGDFAGAFAAAPVQHDATYTTAHESHSMMEPHATIAAWEGDRLTLWTSNQMIAWNVADMAETLGIPKENVRVMSPYIGGGFGGKLFLRADALLAALGARAAKRPVKVTLPRAMMPNNTTHRSATIQRIRIGTARDGKITAIGHEVWSGDQPGGGPEAAAMQTRALYAGDHRLTSHRLAVLDLPEANAMRAPGEAPGLAALEIAIDETAEKVGMDPIEFRILNDTQVVPDKPAPPASADAPPKKEGEAKPPEHPPFSQRQLVRCLRDGAERFGWEKRKAKPGQTREGNWLIGYGVAAAFRNSLLMPSAARVRLDDKGVVTVETDMTDIGTGSYTIIAQTAAEMLGVPLEKVVVKLGDSSFPVSCGSGGQWGGNNSTSGVYAACVKLRELIAKKAGFDGDDLEFADGEVRQGGKSVALAKAAGEEGLVAEDGIEYGDLDKKYQQSTFAAHFVEVAVDAFTGETRVRRMLAVCAAGRILNPKTARSQVIGAMTMGVGAALMEELAVDTRLGFFVNHDLAGYEVPVHADIPQQEVVFLDETDPISSPMKAKGVGELGICGVAAAVANAVYNATGVRVRDYPVKLDKLLEGLEEV; encoded by the coding sequence ATGAAATTCGACACACCCGCCAAGGAGAATCCGATCGACCAGGGAAAGATCGTCGGCAAACCGGTGGACCGCATAGACGGACCGCTCAAGGTATCCGGTACCGCCCCCTATGCCTATGAGCGCCACGACGTGGTCGCGAACCAGGCCTATGGCTGGGTCGTGGGCTCGGCGATTGCCAAGGGCAGCATCGTTTCCATCGACTTGGCCGCGGCGAAGGCCGCTCCCGGAGTAATCGCGGTGGTGACTGCGGAGACGGCTGGCAAGCTCAAGAAGGCGAAGCGCAATACTGCGCCGCTGCTGGGCGGGCCGGAGATCCGGCACTACCACCAGGCGATCGCATTGGTGGTGGCAGAGTCGTTCGAGCAAGCCCGGGCGGCGGCGAATCTGGTGCGCGTGGATTACGCGAAGGAAAAAGGATCGTTTGATCTGGCGGCGGTGAAGGATGGAGCGCCGATGGCCAGCGAAGTCAATGGCGAGGCTGCGGCTAGCAAGGTCGGCGATTTCGCCGGTGCTTTCGCCGCGGCACCCGTGCAGCACGATGCGACCTACACCACGGCGCATGAGTCTCACTCGATGATGGAACCGCACGCGACGATCGCGGCGTGGGAGGGCGACCGGCTCACGTTGTGGACCTCCAATCAGATGATCGCGTGGAACGTGGCGGACATGGCCGAAACGCTCGGTATCCCGAAGGAAAACGTGCGGGTGATGTCGCCCTACATTGGCGGCGGCTTTGGCGGGAAGTTGTTCCTGCGGGCGGATGCACTGCTGGCAGCGCTGGGAGCGCGGGCGGCCAAGCGACCGGTGAAGGTGACCTTGCCGCGTGCGATGATGCCGAACAACACGACCCACCGCAGTGCCACCATCCAGCGCATCCGCATCGGGACCGCACGGGACGGCAAGATCACTGCAATAGGGCATGAAGTTTGGTCGGGCGACCAGCCCGGCGGCGGGCCCGAGGCGGCAGCGATGCAAACGAGAGCGCTCTATGCCGGGGATCACCGGCTCACCTCTCATCGGCTGGCCGTGCTGGATCTGCCGGAAGCGAATGCGATGCGGGCACCGGGCGAAGCCCCAGGCCTGGCCGCTCTGGAGATCGCGATCGACGAGACGGCAGAAAAGGTCGGCATGGATCCGATCGAGTTCCGCATTCTCAACGACACCCAGGTGGTGCCGGACAAGCCCGCCCCGCCGGCATCTGCCGACGCCCCGCCAAAGAAAGAAGGGGAAGCCAAACCGCCGGAACATCCGCCCTTTTCCCAACGTCAACTCGTCCGGTGCCTCCGCGACGGCGCGGAGCGGTTCGGTTGGGAGAAACGCAAGGCCAAGCCTGGCCAGACGCGCGAAGGGAATTGGTTAATCGGCTACGGCGTGGCTGCGGCGTTTCGCAACAGTCTTCTCATGCCCTCCGCAGCGCGGGTGCGCCTCGATGACAAGGGCGTGGTCACGGTGGAGACCGACATGACCGACATCGGCACCGGCAGCTACACCATCATCGCCCAGACCGCGGCAGAGATGTTAGGCGTGCCGTTGGAAAAGGTGGTGGTGAAGCTGGGCGATTCGAGTTTTCCGGTATCCTGCGGTTCCGGGGGCCAGTGGGGCGGCAATAACTCGACCTCCGGCGTGTATGCGGCGTGCGTGAAGTTGCGCGAGCTGATCGCGAAGAAGGCCGGCTTCGATGGAGACGATCTGGAGTTCGCAGACGGCGAGGTGCGACAAGGCGGCAAGAGCGTGGCGCTCGCCAAGGCCGCTGGCGAGGAGGGCTTGGTCGCGGAAGACGGGATCGAGTATGGAGACCTCGACAAGAAGTACCAGCAATCGACCTTCGCCGCGCACTTTGTAGAGGTCGCTGTGGATGCCTTTACCGGCGAGACGCGGGTGCGCCGGATGCTCGCCGTCTGTGCAGCGGGTCGCATCCTCAATCCCAAGACGGCACGCAGCCAGGTGATCGGCGCGATGACCATGGGCGTGGGTGCCGCCCTGATGGAAGAACTAGCGGTGGATACGCGGCTTGGGTTCTTTGTGAATCACGACCTCGCCGGATACGAGGTGCCGGTGCATGCGGACATCCCCCAGCAAGAGGTGGTGTTCCTTGATGAAACCGATCCCATTTCATCGCCGATGAAGGCGAAGGGGGTGGGAGAGCTCGGGATCTGCGGCGTGGCCGCCGCGGTTGCGAACGCAGTCTACAACGCCACCGGCGTGCGGGTGAGGGACTATCCGGTGAAGCTGGACAAGCTCCTTGAGGGGCTGGAAGAGGTCTGA
- a CDS encoding ABC1 kinase family protein yields MKIAPANLRRYKDVAWLFMKYGGRGLAAEARFSEAFDGDAPAAAEDATQLAADLERLGPAFVKIGQLLSTRADLLPPPFLEALGRLQDQVEPVPTEQIRAVVEEELGVRISKAFDEFDDKPLAAASLGQVHVAVLRGGRRVAVKVQRPDIRKEIAADLDSLGEVAGFLDAHTDFGRKYELARLVEHFRGSLLHELDYLREAANLAELQRNLAGFTRLVVPGVVADYSTGRVLTMDYLPGTKITSLSGAVMTDLDGGVLAEELFDAYLKQILVDGFFHADPHPGNLLLTHDRRIAILDLGMTSRIQQRMRDQLVHLLAGISEGNGVQTAEAAMGIASAREESIDRAGFTNAVEEIVGTAKSRSLGDINMGMIVLQVTRASAEAGLRIPQEMNMIGKALLNLDRVGAVLSPSFDPQQSIRRNLTGISQARIRETLTSANLMGMLTETKQFVGQLPLRLNRIFDLVADNKLKVKVDSIDEKSLIQGLQKVANRITMGLILAALIVGSSMLARVDTTFRLFGYPGFAMVLFLLAAAGALLLFFQILVKDR; encoded by the coding sequence ATGAAGATCGCGCCGGCGAACCTGAGACGATACAAGGATGTTGCGTGGCTTTTCATGAAGTATGGAGGTCGCGGTCTCGCGGCCGAGGCGAGGTTCTCCGAGGCATTCGACGGCGACGCCCCGGCGGCAGCCGAGGATGCGACCCAGCTCGCGGCGGATCTCGAGCGCCTAGGTCCGGCCTTCGTGAAAATCGGGCAATTGCTTTCAACGCGGGCGGACCTGTTGCCGCCCCCGTTTCTCGAGGCACTCGGGCGCTTGCAGGATCAGGTGGAGCCGGTGCCGACGGAGCAGATCCGGGCGGTCGTCGAGGAGGAACTCGGGGTGAGGATTTCCAAGGCCTTCGATGAGTTCGATGACAAGCCCTTGGCGGCGGCGTCCTTGGGTCAGGTGCACGTCGCGGTTTTGCGCGGCGGCAGGCGCGTGGCGGTGAAAGTCCAGCGCCCGGACATCCGGAAAGAGATCGCGGCGGATCTCGATAGCTTGGGAGAAGTTGCCGGATTCCTTGACGCGCATACCGACTTCGGGAGGAAGTACGAGCTGGCGCGGCTGGTGGAGCATTTCCGCGGCAGCCTTCTCCACGAGCTCGACTACCTGCGCGAAGCCGCCAACTTGGCAGAGCTGCAACGCAATCTCGCGGGCTTCACGCGGCTGGTTGTGCCGGGAGTAGTGGCGGATTACTCGACCGGCCGGGTCCTGACGATGGACTACCTGCCCGGCACGAAGATCACTTCGCTGTCGGGCGCGGTGATGACCGACTTGGACGGTGGCGTGCTCGCGGAGGAACTCTTCGATGCCTACCTGAAGCAAATCCTGGTCGATGGCTTCTTCCACGCCGATCCCCATCCGGGCAACTTGCTGCTGACCCATGATCGCCGGATCGCGATTCTCGACCTGGGCATGACCAGCCGGATCCAGCAACGCATGCGCGATCAACTGGTGCATCTGCTGGCCGGCATCAGCGAAGGCAATGGCGTGCAGACGGCGGAGGCCGCCATGGGCATCGCTTCGGCCCGGGAAGAGTCGATTGATCGGGCGGGCTTCACGAACGCGGTGGAAGAAATCGTAGGCACGGCGAAGTCGCGGAGCCTGGGCGACATCAACATGGGGATGATCGTCCTGCAAGTGACCCGCGCCTCCGCTGAAGCGGGCCTGCGAATTCCGCAGGAGATGAACATGATCGGGAAAGCGCTGCTGAATCTCGACCGCGTGGGTGCCGTGCTCAGTCCCAGCTTCGATCCCCAGCAGTCGATTCGCCGGAATCTGACGGGCATCAGCCAGGCGCGCATCCGGGAAACGCTGACCTCCGCCAACCTGATGGGAATGCTGACCGAAACGAAGCAATTCGTGGGGCAGCTACCTTTGCGGCTGAACCGGATCTTCGATCTGGTGGCTGACAACAAGCTGAAGGTGAAAGTCGATTCGATCGATGAGAAGTCCTTGATCCAAGGTCTGCAGAAGGTGGCCAACCGCATCACCATGGGCTTGATCCTGGCGGCCTTGATCGTCGGCAGCTCGATGCTCGCGCGGGTGGATACCACCTTCCGGCTCTTCGGTTACCCCGGCTTCGCGATGGTGCTGTTCCTCTTGGCCGCGGCTGGAGCGCTGCTGCTCTTCTTCCAGATCCTCGTCAAAGACCGCTAA
- a CDS encoding cysteine hydrolase family protein has translation MSRLPPHSALLLIDVINDFEFPDSKQLLRHAIPAARRLAGLKHAAKDAGLPVIYVNDNFGRWQSTFQEQIERCMAADCPGHPMASLLPPEKDDYFVLKPLHSGFYSTSLEVLLGFLKVRTIVLTGFAGDICVLYTANDAYMRAFELIFIHDCVASESAAGNRAAIEHMKTRLKARSLSSRTFMECLKDS, from the coding sequence ATGTCGCGGCTGCCACCTCACTCCGCCTTGCTGCTGATCGACGTTATCAACGACTTCGAGTTCCCCGACAGTAAGCAACTGCTTCGCCACGCCATCCCGGCGGCGCGGCGGCTGGCCGGGCTGAAGCATGCTGCCAAGGACGCGGGCCTGCCGGTCATTTACGTGAACGACAACTTCGGCCGGTGGCAGTCGACTTTCCAAGAACAGATCGAGCGCTGCATGGCGGCCGATTGTCCCGGGCATCCGATGGCGAGCTTGCTGCCGCCGGAGAAGGACGACTACTTCGTGCTGAAGCCCCTTCACTCCGGCTTCTACTCCACCTCGCTGGAAGTGCTGCTGGGCTTCCTGAAGGTCCGCACGATCGTGCTCACGGGCTTCGCCGGTGACATCTGCGTGCTCTATACGGCGAATGACGCCTACATGCGCGCCTTCGAGTTGATCTTTATTCATGACTGCGTGGCGTCGGAAAGCGCGGCGGGGAACCGGGCGGCGATCGAGCACATGAAGACGCGGCTGAAAGCGCGCTCATTATCCTCGCGGACCTTCATGGAATGCCTGAAGGACTCTTGA
- a CDS encoding Gfo/Idh/MocA family protein, which produces MHPPLRYGLIGCGGFGRFCLKEYSQMEEVVCVAVADDQPDLAAKTGEAFQLHACATPQELLDRTDIDLIHLATPPFTHASLATAALEAGFHVLCEKPLATTMVDAEKLVRLAAERGRILAVNLIMRYNPLCQAVKALVESRILGDPLHAQLVNAAQDETLGAGHWFWDPEKSGGIFIEHGVHFFDLFEWWFGAGEVLSAQQMTRPGTDIIDQVQCAVKYGDTTLANFYHGFHQMLRRDQQAWLILFEQGTLRMREWVPTQLELDATLSEAGLEALVALLPGAKVEIVERYGESERQATSRHRSRTVDVRINLVDQPGLAKHDLYGQMLRDLLRDQIEAIRDATHRRTVSEANGLSSLAYATAAQALADRR; this is translated from the coding sequence ATGCATCCACCCCTGCGCTACGGACTCATCGGCTGCGGAGGATTCGGCCGGTTTTGCTTGAAGGAGTACTCGCAGATGGAGGAAGTCGTCTGCGTCGCCGTGGCCGATGACCAGCCGGACCTGGCGGCGAAAACCGGGGAGGCCTTCCAACTGCACGCCTGCGCCACGCCCCAAGAACTGCTTGATCGCACCGACATCGACCTCATCCACCTCGCCACGCCGCCATTCACCCACGCGAGCCTTGCCACCGCCGCGCTGGAGGCGGGCTTTCACGTGCTCTGTGAAAAGCCACTGGCCACCACCATGGTCGACGCGGAGAAGCTCGTCCGGCTCGCGGCCGAGAGAGGACGCATTCTGGCGGTGAATCTGATCATGCGCTACAACCCACTCTGCCAAGCCGTGAAGGCATTGGTGGAGTCCCGCATCCTTGGCGATCCGCTGCACGCCCAGCTCGTCAATGCCGCCCAAGACGAGACTCTCGGTGCCGGCCACTGGTTCTGGGATCCGGAAAAGAGCGGCGGCATCTTCATCGAGCACGGCGTGCATTTCTTCGACCTCTTCGAATGGTGGTTCGGAGCAGGTGAAGTGCTGTCCGCCCAGCAAATGACCCGTCCCGGGACGGACATCATCGACCAGGTCCAATGCGCCGTGAAATACGGCGACACCACGCTGGCGAACTTTTACCACGGCTTCCACCAGATGCTTCGCCGCGACCAGCAGGCGTGGCTGATCCTCTTCGAGCAAGGCACCCTCCGCATGCGCGAGTGGGTGCCGACCCAGCTTGAACTCGATGCCACCTTGAGCGAGGCGGGGCTGGAGGCTTTGGTCGCCCTGCTTCCCGGCGCGAAGGTCGAGATTGTCGAGCGCTACGGCGAGTCCGAGCGACAGGCCACAAGTCGCCATCGCTCGCGCACCGTCGATGTGCGCATCAATCTCGTCGATCAGCCCGGCTTGGCGAAGCACGACCTCTACGGGCAGATGCTCCGCGATTTGCTGCGCGACCAGATCGAAGCGATCCGGGATGCGACCCATCGGCGTACGGTCAGCGAGGCGAATGGGCTCTCCTCCCTCGCCTACGCCACCGCGGCGCAGGCCTTGGCGGATCGCCGGTAG